From Prochlorococcus sp. MIT 1223, the proteins below share one genomic window:
- a CDS encoding sirohydrochlorin chelatase, with product MKSALLQSNNSRIGVLICGHGSRHDSAIKEFAFLVSKIKLNLPGIPVEYGYLEFAKPVLTEALDKLLNQSVERVIAIPAMLFAAGHAKNDIPALLKKYSEKTGLKIDYGRELGINSLMIGAAGARIKEASDLNPGLAVDQTLLVVVGRGSSDPDANSNVSKITRMLVEGLGLGWGETVFSGVTFPLVEPGLRHLIRLGYKRIIVFPYFLFSGVLVNRILKYTKKVADDNPEIQFINASYLSSHNLVVETFIERLEEVLIGNNLMNCSLCKYRSDLLGFESEVGTVQESHHHHVEGLNSYCEICGTRSGCKCDKALDDHTEGAGLMPGHSHHPPYPNAEHPLGPVTLRY from the coding sequence GTGAAATCTGCTTTACTACAAAGTAACAACTCTAGAATAGGTGTTTTGATATGTGGTCATGGAAGCAGACATGATTCTGCAATAAAGGAATTTGCCTTTTTAGTCAGTAAAATAAAATTAAATTTGCCTGGTATACCTGTCGAATATGGCTATTTAGAATTTGCAAAACCTGTTTTAACTGAAGCCCTAGATAAACTTCTTAACCAATCAGTAGAAAGAGTAATAGCTATACCTGCCATGCTTTTTGCGGCTGGACATGCGAAAAATGATATACCTGCATTGTTGAAGAAATACTCAGAAAAAACAGGACTTAAGATTGACTATGGAAGAGAACTAGGTATTAATAGCTTAATGATTGGAGCTGCGGGAGCAAGAATAAAAGAAGCAAGTGACTTAAACCCAGGATTAGCAGTAGATCAAACCTTACTAGTTGTTGTTGGCAGAGGTTCTTCTGATCCTGATGCAAATTCTAATGTTTCTAAAATAACAAGAATGTTGGTTGAAGGGTTAGGCCTGGGATGGGGAGAGACTGTTTTCTCTGGAGTAACCTTTCCTCTTGTAGAGCCTGGCTTAAGACACTTAATCCGACTGGGCTACAAGAGAATAATAGTTTTTCCATATTTTCTTTTTTCAGGAGTGCTAGTTAATAGAATCTTAAAATATACGAAAAAAGTGGCAGATGATAATCCCGAAATTCAGTTTATAAATGCAAGCTATTTGTCCAGTCATAATCTTGTTGTAGAGACTTTCATAGAAAGGCTTGAGGAAGTCTTAATTGGAAATAATTTAATGAATTGCTCTCTTTGCAAATATAGATCTGACCTGTTGGGTTTTGAAAGTGAAGTTGGGACCGTTCAAGAAAGCCATCATCATCATGTAGAAGGACTTAATTCATATTGTGAGATTTGTGGAACTCGCTCGGGATGCAAATGCGATAAAGCACTTGATGATCATACGGAGGGAGCAGGATTAATGCCTGGACATAGTCATCATCCTCCTTATCCAAATGCAGAGCATCCTTTAGGCCCTGTCACGCTTCGCTATTAA
- a CDS encoding DUF2811 domain-containing protein, with protein MNYFEASSSETSSHKLSLEANREYMSLETEIPESLYNGMNDFIESHPNYDQCGLMSSALANFLYQNGCSDRAVTEKYLNDLFAQSSS; from the coding sequence ATGAATTACTTTGAAGCCTCAAGCTCTGAAACGTCTTCCCATAAACTTTCCTTAGAAGCAAATAGAGAATATATGAGCCTAGAAACCGAAATACCAGAGTCACTCTATAACGGAATGAATGACTTTATAGAGTCTCACCCTAACTATGATCAATGTGGACTAATGAGTTCGGCTTTGGCTAATTTCTTATATCAAAATGGATGTTCCGATAGGGCTGTGACAGAAAAATATTTAAATGATTTGTTCGCTCAATCTAGTTCTTAG
- a CDS encoding O-acetylhomoserine aminocarboxypropyltransferase/cysteine synthase, giving the protein MSSQHFETLQLHAGQTPDPATNARAVPIYQTSSYVFNNAEHGANLFGLKEFGNIYTRLQNPTTDVFEKRVAALEGGVAGLATASGQSAQFIAITNCMQAGDNFVSTSFLYGGTYNQFKVQFPRLGINVKFAEGDDVSSFASQIDSNTKAIYIESMGNPKFNIPDFEGLSALAKENNIPLIVDNTLGGAGSLIRPIEHGADVVVQSATKWIGGHGTSLGGIIVDAGTFNWGNGKFPLMTEPSDAYHGLVHWDAFGFGSDVCNLLGLPSDKNIAFALRARVESLRDWGPALSPMNSFLLLQGLETLSLRIERHCSNAMALANWLSEQSKVLSVSYPGLTSDPYHQQAKKYLTDRGMGCMLMFSLRGGYDDAVRFIDSLKLASHLANVGDAKTLVIHPASTTHQQLSPDEQLSAGVTPTMVRVSVGIEHINDILADFDQALSVIN; this is encoded by the coding sequence TTGAGTTCACAGCACTTCGAAACTCTTCAATTACATGCTGGCCAGACACCTGACCCTGCCACAAATGCAAGGGCCGTCCCTATTTATCAAACTAGCTCTTATGTCTTTAATAATGCTGAACATGGGGCAAACCTTTTTGGATTAAAGGAATTTGGCAATATATATACTCGCCTTCAAAACCCAACTACTGATGTTTTCGAAAAAAGAGTTGCCGCACTAGAAGGCGGAGTCGCTGGATTAGCAACTGCTTCAGGACAGTCTGCGCAATTCATAGCGATCACAAATTGTATGCAAGCAGGAGATAACTTTGTCTCTACTTCATTTCTTTATGGGGGTACATACAATCAATTTAAAGTTCAATTTCCTCGTCTCGGAATCAATGTAAAATTTGCCGAGGGAGATGATGTAAGTAGCTTTGCTTCTCAAATTGATTCAAATACAAAAGCTATTTATATTGAATCAATGGGGAATCCTAAATTTAATATTCCAGATTTTGAGGGCTTATCAGCATTAGCAAAAGAAAATAATATACCTTTAATAGTCGACAATACTCTTGGTGGTGCCGGTTCCTTAATTAGGCCTATTGAGCATGGTGCTGACGTAGTTGTCCAAAGTGCTACCAAGTGGATAGGAGGTCATGGAACAAGCCTTGGAGGGATAATTGTTGATGCAGGAACTTTTAACTGGGGCAATGGGAAGTTCCCTCTTATGACTGAACCTAGTGATGCTTACCATGGACTTGTTCATTGGGATGCATTTGGATTTGGAAGTGATGTTTGTAATTTATTAGGTTTACCCTCAGACAAAAATATTGCTTTTGCATTGCGTGCAAGAGTTGAAAGTTTGAGAGATTGGGGCCCTGCGTTAAGTCCTATGAATTCCTTCTTGCTTTTACAAGGTTTAGAAACTTTAAGTTTAAGAATCGAACGACATTGTTCTAATGCTATGGCTCTAGCTAATTGGTTAAGCGAGCAATCAAAAGTTTTAAGTGTTAGTTATCCAGGTTTAACCTCAGACCCCTATCATCAACAAGCTAAAAAATATCTTACTGATAGAGGTATGGGATGCATGCTGATGTTCTCTTTAAGAGGGGGGTATGATGATGCCGTGCGATTTATCGACTCTTTGAAACTAGCAAGTCATCTTGCAAACGTAGGAGATGCAAAGACTTTAGTTATTCATCCAGCTTCAACAACTCATCAGCAGCTATCTCCTGATGAACAACTATCAGCAGGAGTAACTCCCACAATGGTTAGAGTATCAGTAGGCATAGAGCATATTAATGATATCTTGGCAGATTTTGATCAAGCATTATCTGTAATTAATTAG
- a CDS encoding FAD-binding protein, translated as MRTSNKSDFKVPNQLASDSSNFGVLKKIDPKLIKNISTNQLNPKPLLICSGGTSSRCAADNLWTLDLRENYQQIIFNKTDNYVDIGAGVKMGSLLNELSKYGRSFPTGLSGQTGSGYLLTGGISPISRNKGLAIDRITKMTGIWGTGEKINISKPNELSTFEERLIWRGLLGAAPFLGIITNIQLQTDKMKPLFITEAIINSDQLAEGIYQAESWPNNASFNWIWKERIKVYIVIEIERIKEVERAKEIIEKLPFSKQCKTVIKNGLKDKPDFALSSNISHQSIKFHNEVIGLLGGNWNKNSDKLINSLNRLMAHRPSPECYLASQQLGGATTFINKSASSFMHRNAIWKPWISGAWIAGDIKGRSKSLHWMEEVWKTLECVCPGIHLAQMHPHLPWHEKELKLAFLDWLPGLQNLKSKYDPQGLLPPL; from the coding sequence GTGAGAACTTCTAATAAAAGTGACTTCAAAGTTCCAAACCAATTGGCTTCAGATAGCTCTAATTTTGGAGTATTAAAAAAAATTGACCCAAAATTAATTAAGAATATAAGTACAAATCAACTCAATCCAAAACCTCTTTTAATCTGCAGTGGTGGTACAAGTAGTCGATGTGCTGCTGATAATTTATGGACCCTAGATCTGAGAGAAAACTATCAGCAAATAATTTTTAATAAAACTGATAATTATGTTGATATTGGAGCAGGTGTAAAGATGGGTTCTCTTTTAAACGAGTTAAGCAAATATGGAAGAAGTTTCCCAACAGGTTTATCCGGGCAAACAGGTTCAGGGTATTTACTAACAGGAGGAATAAGTCCAATTAGTAGGAATAAAGGATTGGCAATTGATCGAATTACTAAAATGACAGGAATATGGGGGACAGGCGAAAAAATAAATATCTCCAAACCAAATGAATTATCAACTTTTGAAGAAAGATTAATATGGAGAGGTTTGCTTGGAGCAGCACCTTTCTTAGGAATAATTACTAATATCCAACTTCAAACAGATAAGATGAAACCGCTATTTATTACTGAAGCTATTATTAATTCAGATCAATTAGCAGAAGGCATCTATCAAGCTGAGTCATGGCCAAACAATGCCAGTTTTAACTGGATTTGGAAAGAAAGAATAAAAGTTTATATTGTTATAGAAATTGAGAGAATTAAAGAAGTTGAAAGGGCTAAAGAAATAATAGAAAAGTTACCTTTTTCAAAACAATGCAAAACTGTAATTAAAAATGGTCTTAAAGATAAACCTGATTTTGCCCTTAGCAGCAATATTTCACATCAATCTATAAAGTTCCATAATGAAGTAATAGGTTTGCTTGGTGGTAATTGGAATAAAAATTCCGATAAGTTAATAAATTCACTTAATAGGTTAATGGCACACAGGCCTTCCCCAGAGTGTTATTTAGCTTCTCAACAATTAGGTGGAGCTACAACTTTTATAAACAAATCTGCCAGCTCATTTATGCATAGGAATGCTATTTGGAAGCCATGGATTTCAGGCGCATGGATTGCTGGTGACATAAAAGGTAGAAGCAAAAGCCTTCATTGGATGGAAGAAGTCTGGAAAACACTTGAATGTGTATGCCCTGGTATCCATCTTGCGCAAATGCATCCACATCTACCTTGGCATGAAAAAGAATTGAAATTAGCTTTTCTAGATTGGCTTCCAGGGTTGCAAAATCTAAAATCTAAATACGACCCTCAAGGACTACTGCCTCCTCTTTGA
- a CDS encoding VHS domain-containing protein: MALIEVNNWSKEKDSWLKHTSLEKEVSKWAIDSIEKTEQLILEYENIPEENISAERKSDKRIKTIKSIRQSIKNNFSTKEKSLDNLSLNSPNSSKLQISVPQNLNYLMKAWAAAEGRDLSSVALQCLETGLRTMKSKGSIPTPAIQRYDKACEQRIALAEANNLWEKYEGSSLSWGN, from the coding sequence ATGGCCCTTATTGAAGTGAATAACTGGTCTAAAGAAAAAGATTCATGGCTAAAACATACCTCCTTAGAAAAAGAGGTCTCTAAATGGGCTATTGATTCTATTGAAAAAACAGAACAGCTAATTCTTGAATATGAAAACATCCCAGAGGAAAACATATCCGCAGAAAGAAAATCTGATAAGAGAATAAAAACGATAAAAAGTATTAGGCAATCTATAAAAAATAATTTCTCTACTAAAGAAAAAAGCTTAGACAATCTCTCCCTTAACTCCCCTAATTCATCAAAACTACAGATTTCAGTTCCTCAGAACCTGAATTATTTGATGAAAGCTTGGGCGGCAGCAGAAGGAAGGGACCTCTCAAGCGTAGCGCTTCAATGTCTTGAGACAGGATTACGTACAATGAAAAGCAAAGGATCAATTCCAACCCCAGCTATTCAAAGGTATGACAAAGCCTGTGAGCAGAGAATAGCTTTAGCAGAGGCTAATAATCTATGGGAAAAATATGAAGGATCAAGTTTAAGTTGGGGAAATTAG
- a CDS encoding pentapeptide repeat-containing protein, whose protein sequence is MITRFLVLFFVLLLVPFTPSYGALDYGKQSLIGADFSNADLKGATFYLADLQNANFSGADLEGASLFGAKLEKADLSNSNLRDVTLDSAVLDGTDLTNSVLENAFAFNARFNDVNIEGADFTNVPFRKNEISQLCQSAKGFNPITKRNTRETLGCE, encoded by the coding sequence ATGATTACTCGTTTTCTTGTATTGTTTTTTGTTTTACTCTTGGTACCTTTTACCCCTTCCTATGGTGCTTTGGATTACGGTAAACAATCTCTTATTGGTGCAGATTTTTCCAATGCTGACCTTAAAGGTGCCACTTTTTACCTTGCAGATTTACAAAATGCAAATTTCTCGGGGGCCGATCTAGAAGGAGCAAGTTTATTTGGAGCTAAGCTTGAAAAGGCAGATTTAAGTAATTCTAATTTAAGAGATGTAACTTTAGATTCTGCGGTATTAGATGGCACTGATCTTACTAACTCTGTTCTTGAAAATGCGTTTGCTTTCAATGCGCGTTTTAATGATGTAAATATTGAAGGTGCGGACTTTACGAATGTACCATTCCGTAAAAATGAAATAAGCCAACTTTGTCAATCAGCAAAAGGCTTTAATCCTATAACTAAAAGAAACACCAGAGAAACATTGGGATGTGAATAA
- a CDS encoding alpha-ketoglutarate-dependent dioxygenase AlkB, with protein MLNKKEYPWNLIKGWMNFEESKKWEKEIFSKLDWSQPKIKVYGKEYLVPRKTAFIGQENIKYRYSGLLHISDGWPKWFLPLLKNVCLASKSDFNGCLVNLYRNGNDKMGWHSDDEKELNPTMPISSLSLGTSRDFFLKHRYIKEKHQIKLEGGDLFIMYPDCQKEWLHSIPLRRKVISSRINLTFRCYK; from the coding sequence ATGTTAAATAAAAAAGAATATCCTTGGAATTTAATTAAAGGTTGGATGAATTTTGAAGAATCTAAGAAATGGGAGAAAGAAATCTTTTCCAAATTAGATTGGTCTCAACCTAAAATAAAGGTTTATGGGAAAGAATATTTAGTTCCAAGAAAAACAGCCTTTATTGGACAAGAAAACATTAAATATCGTTATAGCGGTTTGCTTCATATATCCGATGGCTGGCCTAAGTGGTTCCTTCCACTTCTGAAAAATGTTTGTTTAGCTAGTAAGAGTGACTTTAATGGATGCCTAGTGAATTTATATAGAAATGGAAACGATAAAATGGGTTGGCATTCAGATGATGAAAAAGAACTTAATCCAACTATGCCTATTTCTTCGCTTTCTTTGGGAACATCAAGAGACTTCTTTCTTAAGCACCGGTATATCAAAGAGAAACATCAGATAAAGCTTGAGGGAGGAGATCTTTTTATTATGTACCCTGACTGCCAGAAAGAATGGCTTCATTCAATACCTCTAAGAAGAAAGGTTATTAGTTCTAGAATAAACCTTACTTTTCGATGCTATAAATAA
- a CDS encoding homoserine O-succinyltransferase, with protein MALILPRSYHKIPSVERNHISWIEPELAERQDIRPLRIGILNIMPLGKQYEFNLLHPLGLSPLQIEPIWIKLQSHSYKTWDQSHLENLYVGWEEAMSPKPLDGLIITGAPVEHIPFESVNYWPELVKLIEEARYCCASTLGLCWAGFALAYLAGVDKENFKKKLFGVFPMRSLVPGHPLMGNQDDEFLCPQSRYAGLPDLAMEEAQRQGRLRLLSYGEKVGYTIFETTDQRQLMHLGHPEYNVARLLSEMERDKARGDVPPPENFDSEHTHTLWRSHRNLLFQQWLWFCYQRVSFNI; from the coding sequence ATGGCTCTAATTCTTCCTAGGAGTTATCACAAGATTCCTTCGGTTGAAAGGAATCACATTTCTTGGATTGAGCCGGAATTAGCAGAGAGACAAGATATAAGACCCTTGAGAATTGGGATCTTAAACATAATGCCTTTGGGGAAGCAGTATGAATTCAACCTTCTTCATCCGCTTGGCCTTTCCCCTCTACAGATAGAGCCAATCTGGATAAAACTGCAATCTCATTCTTATAAAACTTGGGATCAATCTCATTTGGAGAATCTTTATGTTGGATGGGAAGAAGCAATGTCTCCGAAGCCTTTGGATGGCTTAATAATTACTGGCGCTCCAGTTGAACATATACCTTTTGAGTCCGTAAATTATTGGCCTGAGTTGGTTAAGTTAATAGAAGAAGCTAGGTATTGTTGCGCTAGTACTCTTGGGCTTTGTTGGGCAGGCTTTGCCCTCGCATATTTGGCAGGCGTTGATAAAGAGAATTTTAAGAAAAAGCTCTTTGGAGTTTTTCCTATGAGAAGTTTAGTACCAGGTCACCCTTTGATGGGCAATCAGGACGATGAGTTCTTGTGTCCACAAAGTAGGTATGCAGGCTTGCCTGATCTTGCAATGGAAGAGGCTCAAAGACAAGGACGTTTAAGACTTCTTTCTTATGGAGAGAAAGTTGGATATACAATTTTCGAGACGACTGACCAAAGGCAATTAATGCATCTTGGGCATCCAGAATATAACGTTGCAAGGTTGTTATCAGAGATGGAAAGAGATAAAGCAAGAGGAGATGTACCTCCACCTGAAAATTTTGATTCTGAACATACTCATACTTTATGGCGATCACATAGAAACTTACTTTTTCAACAATGGCTCTGGTTCTGCTATCAGCGTGTAAGTTTTAATATTTAA
- a CDS encoding SulP family inorganic anion transporter, with protein sequence MLARSKTNNLNQWIGNPSKDVLSGLVVAFAMIPEAIAFSGIAGVDPQVGLFGAFCLSITIALVGGRMGMITSATGSTALLMTGVVVTGVNTGQAMGLDELTSQALGLSYLIAAGLLTGVFQILWGYLRLAYQMRFVPQGVLSGFVNALALLIFQAQFEQLGIQDHYGKFLGPVKEQIVEVWLLVALGLIIIYGLPKLTKSIPSQLVAIIALTIISIGFNLDIPTVSDLGKLPNGLPNLSLPFGSFGEGKVPFNLQTFGIILPTALAISLVGLMETFLTQDILDDMTDTNSDKNKEARGQGIANFISSLFGGMAGCALVGQSVMNTENGGKTRLSTLSSGICLLAMILLCKPWLEQIPMAALVAVMITIAISTADTNGLKNIRKIPRSDTAVMLMTFAVTMLTKPHNLALGVIAGVALAGILFSRKVAKVINVSVKASSNEELIYEVTGQLFFVSKIYFLQGFNVHEHPSKVTINMTNAHIWDQSGVTALDQIIRKISQGGSEVEVVGLNKESLDLFQRLGGQEQSHF encoded by the coding sequence ATGCTCGCAAGATCAAAAACAAACAACCTTAACCAATGGATTGGTAACCCAAGTAAAGATGTTTTATCTGGACTGGTTGTTGCTTTTGCAATGATTCCTGAAGCGATTGCTTTCTCTGGCATTGCAGGAGTGGATCCACAAGTAGGCCTTTTTGGTGCTTTCTGTCTATCAATAACTATTGCGCTTGTAGGTGGTCGAATGGGAATGATCACCTCAGCGACTGGTTCTACAGCTCTTTTAATGACAGGTGTAGTTGTTACCGGGGTAAATACTGGGCAAGCAATGGGATTAGACGAATTAACTTCTCAAGCATTAGGTCTCTCTTATTTAATTGCGGCAGGATTACTTACTGGAGTTTTTCAAATTCTATGGGGATACTTAAGACTCGCTTATCAAATGCGTTTCGTTCCGCAAGGGGTCTTAAGTGGATTTGTAAATGCTCTTGCATTATTAATTTTTCAAGCGCAATTTGAACAACTTGGAATACAAGATCACTATGGAAAGTTTCTTGGACCAGTAAAAGAGCAAATAGTTGAAGTGTGGCTTTTAGTTGCTCTAGGGCTAATAATTATTTATGGCCTTCCTAAGTTGACGAAATCAATTCCTTCTCAATTAGTTGCAATAATTGCATTAACAATAATTTCTATAGGGTTTAATCTTGATATTCCAACTGTAAGTGACCTTGGAAAATTACCAAATGGACTTCCAAATCTAAGTCTTCCATTTGGTTCCTTTGGAGAAGGAAAGGTTCCTTTTAACCTTCAAACTTTTGGAATCATATTGCCAACAGCTCTGGCCATTTCCCTTGTTGGTCTTATGGAGACCTTTCTCACTCAAGACATACTCGATGATATGACAGATACCAACTCAGACAAAAACAAAGAAGCTAGGGGACAAGGAATAGCTAATTTCATTTCTTCACTATTTGGAGGTATGGCTGGATGCGCACTAGTTGGGCAGTCTGTAATGAATACTGAAAACGGAGGAAAGACAAGACTTTCTACTTTGTCCTCAGGCATTTGCTTGCTTGCAATGATATTGCTCTGCAAACCATGGCTTGAACAAATCCCAATGGCCGCATTGGTTGCAGTAATGATTACAATTGCAATAAGTACAGCCGATACAAATGGTCTAAAAAATATTAGAAAGATCCCTAGAAGTGATACCGCTGTGATGTTAATGACATTTGCTGTAACGATGCTAACAAAACCTCATAATCTTGCTCTTGGAGTTATTGCTGGAGTTGCACTTGCAGGAATATTATTTAGCAGGAAAGTAGCTAAAGTTATAAATGTAAGCGTAAAAGCATCGAGCAATGAAGAGCTGATTTATGAGGTTACTGGTCAATTATTCTTTGTAAGTAAAATATATTTTCTACAGGGATTTAATGTTCATGAACACCCTTCAAAGGTAACAATAAATATGACTAATGCACATATTTGGGATCAAAGTGGAGTAACTGCTTTAGATCAAATTATAAGAAAAATCAGTCAAGGAGGTTCTGAAGTAGAGGTTGTTGGGCTCAACAAAGAAAGTCTTGATTTATTTCAAAGATTAGGTGGACAAGAGCAATCTCATTTTTAA
- a CDS encoding GMC family oxidoreductase, whose translation MHLKPFEVIVIGSGATGGIAALTLAKAGIRVLVIEAGPQLSLKQAFGSEPQNTFKRLYGLISGEHRKQSQHPGFWKTNPLLYANEKENIYEHPKDRPFIWTQGRQVGGKSLTWGGITLRLSDYDFKAANHDGVGESWPIQYSDLSSHYSNIENLLRIYGNKDGLDQLPDGEYVGKKPFTKSEKVFAGRTINKLGYPVIHSRGFESNNSKTNKDWPRSSSLGSTLKIAIATGKVQLLSNHIAERLIMNGSEDKAKGIIVINKENSSRIKLEAKLIVLCASTIQTLKFLLNSEKAHNEEGFEDTSQSLGCNLMDHVSICRFFNLSGQGIDPLENSGETLSGAGSFFIPFGNKPNIYEHKGFNRGYGIWGGIDRFEPPSFLKYDKYSKIGFLIGHGEVLPNKSNKVTLSNKKDIWGGYIPNIDIKWRENENNMVDHMSKTIEKIIVSSGGKMLPLNKIINFPFSNLILNNALATQQNAPPPGYYIHEVGGAPMGSSEDKSVVDKWNRLWRCKNVLVVDGACWPSSSWQSPTLTMMAITRRACLKATKN comes from the coding sequence GTGCACTTGAAGCCATTTGAAGTTATTGTTATAGGCTCAGGAGCTACTGGAGGGATAGCAGCATTAACCCTTGCAAAAGCTGGAATAAGAGTATTAGTTATTGAGGCAGGACCTCAGTTATCTCTTAAACAAGCTTTTGGATCAGAGCCCCAAAATACGTTCAAAAGGCTATACGGTCTAATAAGTGGAGAACATAGAAAACAATCTCAGCATCCTGGCTTCTGGAAAACAAATCCTTTGCTATATGCCAATGAGAAAGAAAATATCTATGAACATCCAAAAGATCGTCCTTTTATTTGGACGCAAGGTCGGCAAGTAGGAGGGAAAAGCCTCACCTGGGGAGGTATCACATTAAGACTTTCTGACTATGATTTCAAAGCAGCCAATCATGATGGTGTAGGCGAGTCTTGGCCTATTCAATATTCAGACCTATCTTCTCATTATTCAAATATAGAAAATCTACTTCGAATTTATGGAAATAAGGATGGACTCGATCAATTGCCTGATGGAGAATATGTAGGTAAAAAGCCTTTCACAAAAAGTGAAAAAGTATTTGCTGGAAGAACTATTAATAAACTTGGTTATCCTGTAATACATTCAAGAGGGTTTGAAAGTAATAATTCAAAGACTAATAAAGATTGGCCAAGGTCGAGCAGCCTAGGTAGTACTTTAAAGATAGCAATTGCTACTGGTAAAGTTCAATTACTCAGCAATCATATTGCTGAGAGATTAATAATGAACGGCAGTGAAGATAAAGCAAAAGGAATAATAGTAATAAACAAGGAGAATAGTAGTCGAATTAAGTTAGAAGCTAAATTAATAGTACTTTGTGCCTCAACAATTCAAACATTAAAATTCCTTTTAAATTCTGAAAAGGCTCATAATGAAGAAGGCTTCGAAGACACTTCTCAAAGCCTTGGATGCAATTTAATGGATCATGTATCAATATGTAGATTCTTTAATCTTTCAGGTCAAGGAATCGATCCTCTTGAAAATTCTGGCGAAACATTGTCTGGAGCTGGAAGCTTTTTTATACCATTTGGTAATAAACCAAATATTTATGAACATAAGGGTTTTAATAGGGGGTATGGGATATGGGGAGGTATTGATAGATTTGAACCACCTTCATTTTTAAAGTATGATAAATATTCAAAAATTGGATTTCTTATTGGGCATGGAGAGGTGCTCCCTAACAAAAGTAATAAAGTAACTCTTTCAAATAAAAAGGATATTTGGGGTGGGTATATTCCAAATATTGATATCAAGTGGAGAGAGAATGAAAATAATATGGTAGATCACATGTCTAAAACTATTGAAAAAATAATTGTTAGCTCTGGTGGAAAGATGCTTCCATTAAACAAAATTATTAATTTTCCTTTTTCAAATTTAATTCTGAATAATGCCCTTGCTACCCAACAGAATGCGCCTCCTCCAGGCTATTACATCCATGAAGTAGGAGGAGCGCCAATGGGTTCTTCTGAGGATAAAAGTGTTGTTGACAAATGGAACAGACTTTGGAGATGTAAAAACGTTTTAGTGGTTGATGGAGCGTGCTGGCCTAGCTCCTCATGGCAAAGTCCAACCCTGACAATGATGGCAATCACAAGAAGGGCCTGCTTAAAAGCAACTAAGAACTAG